TGAGGACACCTGGCATGTGGGGCCCTCACACCTGCACCCCCATCTTCTGAGCCCAGGCAAAGAAGATGCCCTTGACGTCATCCACACCCGTGCGAAGGTGGGCAGGCATGATGTAGGTGCGAAGGTCTCGGACCTCATAACCGCCAAGGACCAGggcctccctcacctcctcctccgACACTGGTACCACAGAGAGCCTGGCCTCCCCAGCAAGGTACCACGACTCCTCCAGGGCCCCAATGAGGAGGAGGTGACCCCCAGGCCTCAGCAGTGTGGTGATGTGATGCAAAGCCCGTTGGAAGCTGGCGAGATCTGGGCTCACAGCCTCCAGGCAGAAGGCGGAGACCAGGGCATCGGCAGGCAGGGGTGCCAGGCTTGAAGTccccaggggctggggctggtgcACATCAATGGGCAGGACTCGCTTCACCCTCGCTCTCAGCTGGCGCTCCTTCTCCTGCCAGGACTCGCTGTGCAGAGGGCACAAGGCAGGGCTCGAGACTACCCCAGGCTCtgtcctctctgccctccacCACCCGCCCACCACTCCACAGACGCTTGCAGCCCGACACTCACCCCTTGCCCTCGATGAGGCAAGCATGCTGGCTGTATACACTCCAGTCGAAAGCTCCCGGGTCCTCCCGAAGCCAGAGGCCCAGCTCCTGCCGGTTGACCTCCAAGAAATCCGTCATGGTGATGTCCTCAAAGTGGGCACAGGCACTGAGCAGCTGGTATATGGTGGGGCCTGAACCAATGTCTATGAGGGCCTGTCCAGACACCtcccctggggaagcagagagcgGGAGTTCCAGGTAGTCCCTGCCTCagccgcccctccctcccctgctctcccagcTCTTCCAGGTAGTGTGAGTGCCTGGAGCAAGCGCCCACGGAAACCAGGTTCTGctggggccatcctgggctacctaCATTGGAGAGAAGCTTGGCTCCTCTAACGCGGGTTCCACCACTCAAAAACTAGCTTCAGTGACGATCAAATGGGGAGATGCTAAGACACCTAGCCTTTCCCTCTGGAGTCTCcaacctctgcctcagccttgacCTGTCTCTCTCCTGTACCCCACCCTGCCCGTCTCTCAATCCTAAGCACCCTCCCCTCCTaagaaaaggggtctaagttgtCTAGTCAGGCCTCCAGTTCCGGGGCTCAAGcggtcctccagcctcagctttccTAGTACCTGGATCTAGAGGCCGGCACCACCACTGAGCCTTGCTGACTTGCTGACTCTTGATTGCACAAGCTCTCCACCTATGTTTCTGTTTCGTGGTTCCCCATCTAATGTACATTcttgtttctctccctcccttttatttttttttccccatgactTCTGCTctctcatgcctcagtttcccgtcCTCACCCGTGGCAAAGGTTTGTGCCATGCAGCGCAGCTTCCAAGGCCCGACGCCATCAGGGCTGCTCAGGTCCCCACGAGGAGGAGCGTAGTTGTTGCGGAGGTAGGCGCGGGGCTCGAAGTGCTGGTAAGCCGAGGCGACAGCTGCCCAGCCAGGGTCCGAGTCAGAGGCCATCCCTGCAGCGTGGTTCAGATCTGTGCCACTGCTCATGCTTCTGTTGGGGCCTCCTATTCCCCATCTAGACTCACCATCCCTTTATCtaccactgcccccccccaagctgCCCTGACTCCCTCCGTCGC
This Peromyscus leucopus breed LL Stock chromosome 8b, UCI_PerLeu_2.1, whole genome shotgun sequence DNA region includes the following protein-coding sequences:
- the Pnmt gene encoding phenylethanolamine N-methyltransferase → MSSGTDLNHAAGMASDSDPGWAAVASAYQHFEPRAYLRNNYAPPRGDLSSPDGVGPWKLRCMAQTFATGEVSGQALIDIGSGPTIYQLLSACAHFEDITMTDFLEVNRQELGLWLREDPGAFDWSVYSQHACLIEGKGESWQEKERQLRARVKRVLPIDVHQPQPLGTSSLAPLPADALVSAFCLEAVSPDLASFQRALHHITTLLRPGGHLLLIGALEESWYLAGEARLSVVPVSEEEVREALVLGGYEVRDLRTYIMPAHLRTGVDDVKGIFFAWAQKMGVQV